A region of Necator americanus strain Aroian chromosome I, whole genome shotgun sequence DNA encodes the following proteins:
- a CDS encoding hypothetical protein (NECATOR_CHRI.G190.T1) — MSPNDSLQEFLDWSRNNGVIFSGLEIRSCETSGKGIFATRSYRTDEKFIQLPEVLMITAGRVANMEKYAKFLRDTKFFPTPFEMLTIFFCLEDFDSWYAPYLKVLPKSFTTPAYLGETVNAADLPLSVRDYWCTQQKELQEMWKRIHEVVPQVTYKTFLWAWHVVNTRCIYVENKPHPSIDNSSGDTLAVIPFVDMLNHDPQAQGIGMYDRYSNMYIVRAAHCVLEDQEVTVCYGPHDNARLWMEYGFTLPNNPNGKVALEHALFVALAKKVGIHVSPLHEKALQDAGLPCTLYLSDDGPSWALRVNMKILMLSSSNIKRWRELIYAEKPHMTSLYSSNDDESEVDENESAERETLQRIISELKQAITQKSNSVGILSCIVGSKQHEVRGFAVA, encoded by the exons ATGTCCCCAAACGATTCTCTGCAAGAATTTCTGGATTGGTCAAGGAATAATGGCGTTATTTTTAGTGGACTCGAAATACGCTCGTGCGAG ACATCGGGCAAGGGTATATTCGCAACCAGATCATACCGTACAGATGAAAAGTTCATTCAATTACCAGAAGTGTTAATGATTACTGCCGGTAGAGTAGCTAATATGGAAAAATATGCCAAGTTTCTCCGTGACACGAA GTTCTTCCCAACCCCATTCGAGATGCtcacaatatttttttgccTAGAGGATTTTGACTCCTGGTATGCTCCGTATCTGAAAGTATTACCAAAG AGTTTTACGACACCGGCCTATTTGGGTGAAACTGTCAATGCTGCCGATCTTCCGTTATCCGTTCGCGACTACTGGTGCACTCAACAAAAAGAGCTACAAGAAATGTGGAAAAGA ATCCATGAAGTTGTGCCTCAAGTCACATACAAAACGTTTTTGTGGGCATGGCATGTTGTAAACACCCGTTGCATCTACGTAGAAAACAAGCCACATCCTAGCATCGACAATTCTTCTGGAG ACACACTGGCAGTGATACCGTTTGTGGACATGCTCAACCACGATCCTCAGGCTCAG GGAATCGGCATGTATGATCGATATTCGAACATGTACATCGTACGTGCGGCACACTGCGTGCTTGAAGATCAAGAGGTTACAGTGTGTTATGGACCTCATGACAATGCTCGACTATGGATGGAGTATGGGTTCACATTGCCAAATAATCCAAATGGAAAAGTTGCACTGGAACATG CACTCTTCGTCGCTCTAGCAAAAAAGGTAGGAATCCATGTGTCGCCACTACACGAGAAAGCTCTGCAGGATGCAGGATTACCATG CACGTTGTACCTCTCAGATGATGGCCCAAGCTGGGCTTTACGGGTGAATATGAAGATTCTCATGTTATCGTCTTCAAATAT AAAGCGATGGCGAGAGCTAATTTATGCAGAAAAACCGCATATGACTTCACTGTATTCAAGTAATGATGACGAATCCGAGGTCGACGAGAACGAATCGGCTGAGCGTGAGACATTACAGCGAATCATCAGTGAACTCAAACAAGCTATCACACAAAAATCCAACTCAGTAGGTATTCTCAgttgtatagttgggtcaaaacagcATGAAGTTCGCGGTTTTGCTGTGGCGTAA